In one window of Acidobacteriota bacterium DNA:
- a CDS encoding error-prone DNA polymerase — MYAQSAFSFLQASSTPEQLAGQAARLGYEALALADCDGVYGAPRFFKACRRQGVRPLVGSLVTLRLDEMEGRTCSLPLLVENRQGYRNLCRLVTRLKMRAGKGEGDAGLHEVAEFAGGLTALTGGSEGPLHTALAQGGRCAARRLLDRLSAVFPKQRLYLELQRHQCRRQEIVNQEVIDLSRSLKLPLMASGGVRCARRQDRPLLDVLTCIRHRTTLEAAGRKLAPNAQSYLKPPEEMKKLFADCPQAWRNALELGEKLDFTLDNLGYRFPDFLAPAGETPTSYLRKLTEQEARKRYRPYHQRARRQIARELDLIEKLDLAGYFLIVWDIVRYCRRRDILVQGRGSAANSAVCYSLGITAVDPVGMDLLFERFLSEERGEWPDIDLDLPSGDRREEVIQHVYQRYGRRGAAMTANVITYRGKSAARQVGKALGFPEETLGKLSRLMSVFHEKVEEEERQKRFLEAGIPLDERRAQCFFHLWKQIQNLPRHLGQHSGGLVLAQGALDDVVPLENATMPGRHVIQWDKEDCADLGIIKVDLLGLGMMSALQDAIRLIEQRGGEIDLAHLPQNDPKTYDLLQKADTVGVFQVESRAQMATLPRLKPTCFYDLVVEVALIRPGPVVGQMVHPYLRRRNGEEPVSYPHPSLEPILKRTLGVPLFQEQLMKIAMTAAGFTGGQAEQLRRAMGFKRSTEAMDELEDDLLRGMARRGIRGQAAEEILRYVKSFALYGFPESHSASFALLAYASAYMKAHFPAEFYAALLNNQPMGFYHPATLVKDAQHRGQRVRPVDVQRSHCLCSVEEDGSLRLGLIYASGLRRQKAQDIEAERRRRPFASLDDLRRRCSLQRKEMAVLAQIGALNSLGMKRRQALWQVEKACRPGGPLFKKQEAAEAPESSPLREMDASERLQADYRGSGLTIGPHPLALRRKELSSQGIVQASGLAKLRHGSWVKVAGMVIVRQRPMTAKGFLFMSLEDETGISNIVVTPRLFEEQRLTLLGNSCLIVEGRLQSRHNVISVKAARFQPFDPRTPRTRSHDFH, encoded by the coding sequence ATGTACGCACAGAGCGCATTCAGTTTTTTGCAGGCCTCCTCGACTCCCGAGCAATTGGCCGGGCAGGCGGCCCGGTTGGGGTATGAAGCGCTGGCCCTGGCGGACTGCGACGGAGTCTACGGGGCGCCCCGCTTCTTCAAGGCCTGCCGCCGCCAGGGGGTGCGTCCGCTGGTGGGGTCGTTGGTGACGCTGCGCCTGGACGAGATGGAGGGGCGCACCTGCTCCCTGCCGCTGCTGGTGGAGAATCGGCAGGGATACCGCAATCTGTGCCGCCTGGTCACCCGCCTCAAGATGCGGGCCGGCAAGGGCGAGGGCGATGCCGGACTGCACGAAGTGGCCGAGTTCGCCGGCGGACTGACGGCCTTGACGGGCGGCTCCGAGGGCCCCTTGCACACCGCCCTGGCCCAGGGCGGACGCTGCGCCGCCCGCCGCCTGCTCGACCGCCTCTCGGCCGTCTTCCCCAAACAGCGTCTCTACCTGGAATTGCAGCGCCACCAGTGCCGCCGCCAGGAGATCGTCAACCAGGAGGTGATCGACCTCTCGCGCTCCCTCAAGTTGCCCCTGATGGCCAGCGGAGGCGTCCGCTGCGCCCGCCGCCAGGACCGTCCGCTGCTGGACGTGCTGACCTGCATCCGCCACCGCACCACGCTGGAAGCCGCCGGACGCAAACTGGCCCCCAACGCCCAGTCCTATCTCAAGCCTCCCGAGGAGATGAAAAAGCTCTTCGCCGATTGTCCCCAGGCCTGGCGCAACGCCCTGGAGTTGGGCGAGAAGCTCGATTTCACCCTCGACAACCTGGGTTACCGCTTTCCCGACTTCCTGGCTCCCGCCGGAGAGACGCCCACCAGCTATCTGCGCAAGCTGACCGAGCAGGAAGCCCGCAAGCGCTACCGCCCCTATCACCAGCGCGCCCGCCGCCAGATCGCCCGCGAACTCGACCTTATCGAAAAGCTCGACCTGGCCGGCTACTTCCTCATCGTCTGGGACATCGTGCGCTATTGCCGCCGCCGCGACATCCTGGTGCAGGGACGCGGGTCGGCCGCCAACAGCGCCGTCTGCTACAGCCTGGGGATCACCGCCGTCGACCCGGTGGGGATGGACCTGCTCTTCGAGCGCTTTCTTTCCGAAGAGCGGGGCGAGTGGCCCGACATCGATCTCGACCTGCCCAGCGGAGACCGGCGCGAAGAGGTCATCCAGCACGTCTACCAGCGCTACGGACGGAGGGGAGCCGCCATGACGGCCAACGTCATCACCTACCGGGGCAAGAGCGCCGCCCGCCAGGTGGGCAAGGCGCTGGGATTCCCCGAGGAGACGCTGGGAAAGCTCTCGCGCCTGATGAGCGTCTTCCATGAAAAAGTAGAGGAGGAAGAGCGCCAAAAACGTTTCCTGGAAGCCGGCATCCCCCTCGATGAGCGCCGCGCCCAGTGCTTTTTTCACCTCTGGAAGCAGATCCAGAACCTGCCCCGCCACCTGGGTCAGCATTCGGGCGGACTGGTTCTGGCCCAGGGAGCCCTGGACGACGTGGTCCCGCTGGAAAACGCCACCATGCCGGGCCGCCACGTCATCCAGTGGGACAAGGAAGACTGCGCCGACCTGGGAATCATCAAGGTCGACTTGCTGGGCCTGGGAATGATGTCGGCCCTGCAGGACGCCATCCGCCTCATCGAGCAAAGGGGAGGCGAGATCGACCTGGCCCACCTTCCCCAGAACGACCCCAAGACCTACGACCTGCTGCAAAAGGCTGATACCGTGGGCGTTTTTCAGGTGGAAAGCCGGGCCCAGATGGCCACCTTGCCCCGCCTCAAGCCCACCTGCTTCTACGACCTGGTGGTGGAGGTGGCGCTCATCCGTCCCGGCCCGGTGGTGGGACAGATGGTGCATCCGTACCTGCGCCGCCGCAACGGGGAAGAGCCGGTCAGCTATCCCCACCCCAGCCTGGAGCCCATCCTCAAGCGGACGCTGGGCGTGCCCCTCTTCCAGGAACAGCTCATGAAAATCGCCATGACGGCGGCCGGATTCACGGGCGGACAGGCCGAGCAACTGCGCCGCGCCATGGGATTCAAGCGTTCAACCGAGGCCATGGACGAGTTGGAGGACGACCTGCTGCGGGGCATGGCCCGACGCGGCATCCGCGGCCAGGCGGCTGAGGAGATCCTGCGCTATGTCAAGTCCTTCGCCCTCTACGGCTTTCCGGAATCGCATTCGGCCAGCTTCGCCTTGCTGGCCTACGCCAGCGCCTATATGAAGGCTCACTTTCCGGCCGAATTCTATGCCGCCCTGCTCAACAACCAGCCCATGGGCTTCTACCATCCCGCCACCCTGGTCAAGGACGCCCAGCATCGGGGGCAGAGGGTGCGTCCGGTGGACGTGCAGCGCTCCCACTGCCTGTGCTCGGTTGAAGAGGACGGCTCGCTGCGGCTGGGACTGATTTACGCGTCCGGGCTGCGCCGCCAGAAGGCGCAGGACATCGAAGCCGAACGCCGCCGGCGGCCCTTCGCCTCTCTCGACGACCTGCGCCGCCGCTGCTCGCTGCAGCGCAAGGAAATGGCCGTGCTGGCTCAGATCGGAGCCCTCAACAGCCTGGGCATGAAACGCCGTCAGGCCCTCTGGCAGGTGGAAAAGGCCTGCCGCCCCGGAGGTCCTCTCTTCAAGAAGCAAGAGGCTGCAGAAGCCCCCGAGTCCTCGCCCCTGCGCGAGATGGACGCCTCTGAACGCCTGCAAGCCGACTACCGGGGCAGCGGACTCACCATCGGTCCTCACCCCCTGGCGCTGCGCCGGAAAGAGCTTTCCAGCCAGGGCATCGTGCAGGCCTCAGGCCTGGCCAAGCTGCGTCATGGAAGCTGGGTCAAGGTGGCGGGGATGGTGATCGTGCGCCAGCGTCCCATGACCGCCAAGGGGTTCCTCTTCATGAGCCTCGAGGACGAGACCGGCATCAGCAACATCGTGGTCAC